One genomic region from Candidatus Mesenet endosymbiont of Agriotes lineatus encodes:
- the rpsO gene encoding 30S ribosomal protein S15 translates to MSITSEKKNELINEYCIAKNDTGSSFIQCAILSERISNLTDHFKIHKKDYHSKRGLLILIGRRRRHLNYVKHKHGDEEYKKLIKRLGIRK, encoded by the coding sequence ATGTCGATAACTTCTGAGAAAAAAAATGAATTAATTAATGAATATTGTATTGCAAAAAATGATACAGGTTCATCTTTTATTCAGTGTGCAATTTTAAGTGAGAGAATTAGTAATTTAACAGATCATTTTAAAATACATAAGAAAGACTATCATTCTAAACGTGGGTTGTTAATCCTAATAGGTAGAAGACGTAGACATTTAAACTATGTAAAACATAAACATGGTGATGAGGAGTATAAAAAATTAATAAAAAGGTTAGGTATTAGGAAATAA
- the pnp gene encoding polyribonucleotide nucleotidyltransferase, whose product MFKMIKESIEWNGCVLSLETGKIARQANGSVVVSYGDTTVLVTVVVGQVKEDVDFLPLTVQFVAKSYAAGKIPGGFFKREGKPSERETLISRLIDRSIRPLFPEGFYNEVSVICNLLTYDMINVPEVPALVGAAAALAISGLPLNGSIAGARVGCCFDKNNNCNYMLNPSVKEMSSSNLDLFLSGNEDSILMVESEANELSEDQMLEAIKYGHEKFQDVIKFIKNFASKVGKNSTAFISNEEDEGFVDGDNANSDDLIDKIKEEYQNSFILAYKNVEKKGRVKALNNVRSDILKAFTEKGQDEQFISCAIKSFERTLVRNMIISTGKRIDGRSATDIRSIGVEANTLPITHGSALFTRGNTQALVVATLGTTQDEQIVDDLEGNRREHFMLHYNFPPYAVGESTALRAPGRREIGHGKLAERAIRAILPGKADFPYTIRLVSEITESDGSSSMATVCGASLALMESGVPIKSAVAGIAMGLIKEENNSYAVLSDILGDEDYLGDMDFKVAGTRGGITALQMDMKIFGISFDIIKESLAQAKDGRFYIMDKMDDVKSKPNDNLKENAPKMMSMVIDENKIRNVIGTGGKNIKDIQEKCKAVIDIQGDGAVTIFALTTKLAKDAKEMIVNIIADPKVGVVYEAKITKIEEYIAHAEFLGSKQGRIHISEIANKRISSMHDHLSIGKVVRAVVIGVERDRFKLSMRRVDQETGELFESELYEAPKSFSRDRDNSSDYEHRSSRKYDSSRGKPSFTSNRSRNGNSGNSRFGGGNVNNPRKPKIFT is encoded by the coding sequence ATGTTTAAAATGATCAAAGAATCGATAGAGTGGAATGGATGTGTTTTGTCTTTAGAAACCGGCAAAATAGCACGTCAAGCAAACGGTTCAGTAGTTGTAAGTTATGGTGATACAACGGTATTAGTAACTGTTGTAGTTGGACAGGTAAAGGAAGATGTTGATTTTTTACCTTTAACTGTGCAGTTTGTTGCAAAAAGTTATGCTGCGGGCAAAATTCCCGGTGGTTTTTTTAAAAGAGAAGGTAAACCATCAGAAAGAGAAACTTTAATTTCTCGATTAATAGACAGGAGTATAAGACCGCTGTTTCCAGAGGGTTTTTATAATGAAGTAAGTGTAATATGTAACTTACTCACTTACGATATGATAAATGTGCCAGAAGTACCGGCGCTTGTTGGTGCTGCTGCTGCCTTGGCTATCTCTGGTTTACCGCTTAATGGAAGCATTGCTGGCGCAAGAGTTGGCTGTTGTTTTGATAAAAATAACAATTGTAATTATATGCTTAATCCATCTGTAAAGGAGATGTCATCAAGCAATTTAGATCTGTTTTTATCTGGTAATGAAGACTCTATACTTATGGTTGAGTCTGAAGCGAATGAGTTATCTGAAGATCAAATGCTTGAAGCTATAAAGTATGGTCATGAAAAATTTCAAGATGTAATTAAATTTATAAAGAATTTTGCTAGCAAAGTTGGTAAAAATTCTACTGCTTTTATTTCTAATGAGGAAGATGAGGGTTTTGTTGATGGGGATAACGCAAATAGTGATGATCTCATTGATAAAATTAAAGAAGAATACCAAAATAGTTTTATCCTTGCTTACAAAAATGTTGAAAAAAAAGGTAGAGTAAAGGCATTAAATAATGTTAGAAGTGATATATTAAAAGCTTTTACAGAAAAAGGACAAGATGAGCAATTTATATCTTGCGCAATCAAAAGCTTTGAACGCACATTAGTTAGGAATATGATTATCTCTACAGGTAAAAGGATAGATGGGCGCTCTGCTACTGACATACGTTCGATAGGAGTTGAGGCTAATACTCTACCAATAACTCATGGCTCTGCTCTTTTTACTAGAGGTAATACGCAAGCATTAGTTGTTGCTACTCTTGGCACTACTCAAGATGAGCAGATTGTTGATGATCTCGAAGGAAATAGGCGTGAACATTTTATGCTTCATTATAATTTTCCTCCTTATGCTGTTGGTGAATCTACAGCGTTACGTGCCCCAGGAAGAAGAGAAATTGGTCATGGTAAACTTGCGGAGCGTGCTATACGTGCTATTTTACCTGGTAAAGCAGATTTTCCATATACAATTAGATTAGTATCTGAAATTACAGAATCTGATGGTTCTTCATCTATGGCAACAGTTTGTGGTGCATCGCTTGCGCTTATGGAATCAGGTGTTCCAATTAAATCTGCAGTTGCTGGTATTGCTATGGGACTGATAAAAGAAGAAAATAATAGTTATGCGGTTCTTTCTGATATATTAGGTGATGAAGATTACTTAGGTGATATGGATTTTAAAGTTGCAGGTACTAGGGGTGGTATCACAGCACTACAGATGGATATGAAAATCTTTGGTATAAGTTTTGATATTATTAAAGAGTCATTAGCACAAGCTAAAGATGGTAGATTTTATATAATGGATAAAATGGATGATGTTAAATCAAAGCCAAATGATAATCTAAAAGAAAATGCCCCTAAAATGATGTCTATGGTTATAGATGAGAATAAAATTCGTAATGTTATAGGAACAGGTGGTAAAAATATTAAAGATATACAAGAAAAGTGTAAAGCTGTTATCGATATACAAGGTGATGGTGCGGTAACGATTTTTGCACTAACTACTAAATTAGCAAAAGATGCTAAAGAGATGATCGTTAATATTATAGCAGATCCTAAAGTAGGAGTGGTTTATGAAGCAAAAATTACTAAAATAGAAGAATACATTGCACATGCTGAATTTTTAGGTTCAAAACAGGGAAGAATACATATTAGTGAAATAGCAAATAAAAGAATATCTTCAATGCATGATCACTTAAGCATTGGAAAAGTTGTCAGGGCTGTAGTTATTGGAGTTGAACGCGACCGTTTTAAATTGTCTATGCGTAGAGTAGATCAAGAAACGGGAGAATTGTTTGAAAGTGAGCTTTATGAAGCACCAAAGAGTTTCTCAAGAGATAGGGATAATTCTTCTGATTATGAACATAGGTCTAGTAGAAAATATGATAGTAGTAGAGGTAAGCCTTCCTTTACAAGTAATAGAAGTCGTAATGGTAATTCTGGTAATTCTCGTTTTGGTGGAGGAAATGTTAATAATCCTAGGAAGCCGAAAATTTTTACATAG
- a CDS encoding class I SAM-dependent methyltransferase — protein sequence MIFDRSLYRKYRDRAACLDIECDFLFNKIIDIIFEKLSVFLNQDESLLHLGCRNDRLVDLLQSSNFSLKEKLLQCDISYNAINKIKYGKKIVLDEEFLPFMEQTFDIVVSTMSLHCVNKLPGVLLRINDILKKDGVFIGTIFGIQTLNELRQSILSIESKSGAVTSRVIPFINAVDASNLLRQSKFISSVLDVYIITIKYKSVLDLFHDLRNMGEANMLHIRNKNFLSKSLIAEIEKFYIDNFAQDDHYIPATFEVIIMQGAKSKIT from the coding sequence TTGATATTTGATCGTAGTTTATACAGAAAATATAGAGATAGAGCAGCTTGTTTAGATATAGAATGTGATTTCTTATTTAATAAGATAATTGATATAATATTTGAAAAGCTAAGCGTTTTTTTAAATCAAGATGAGAGCTTACTTCATTTAGGCTGTAGGAATGATAGGTTAGTTGATCTTTTACAAAGTAGTAACTTTTCTTTAAAGGAAAAGTTACTACAGTGCGATATTTCTTACAATGCGATAAATAAGATAAAATACGGTAAGAAGATTGTACTTGATGAAGAATTTTTACCTTTTATGGAACAAACGTTCGATATTGTAGTGAGCACGATGTCGCTACATTGTGTTAATAAATTGCCAGGTGTTTTACTAAGAATTAACGATATTCTTAAAAAAGATGGTGTGTTTATTGGTACTATTTTTGGCATACAAACTTTAAATGAACTGCGACAATCTATATTGAGCATTGAGTCAAAATCTGGTGCGGTGACATCTAGAGTGATACCATTTATAAATGCAGTGGATGCTTCTAACTTATTAAGGCAGAGTAAATTTATAAGTTCAGTATTAGATGTATATATTATAACTATAAAATACAAAAGTGTACTTGATTTATTTCATGATTTAAGAAACATGGGAGAAGCTAATATGCTACACATAAGAAACAAAAATTTTTTATCTAAAAGTCTGATTGCTGAGATTGAAAAGTTTTATATAGATAATTTTGCACAAGATGATCATTATATTCCAGCAACGTTTGAGGTGATAATTATGCAAGGTGCTAAATCTAAAATTACATAA
- a CDS encoding RlmE family RNA methyltransferase, translating into MSSTKWLSRHVNDRYVKNARTSGYRSRSAFKLIEIDDKFGLFKACHKVIDLGAHPGGWSQVIVQRVIKNNQGLVFAVDIQKIEDIQDVKFVQCDIINDAHILHNKLGSYKFDLILSDMAPESCGCSRTDHIRIINLCEAAFTVAKQFLDKDGKFVVKIFPGEYEKPFLSELKQAFKIVKYFKPKSSRADSAEIYLLGLGFCL; encoded by the coding sequence ATATCATCTACTAAGTGGTTATCTCGTCATGTTAATGATAGGTATGTTAAAAATGCACGTACTAGTGGCTATAGATCACGTTCTGCTTTTAAGCTCATTGAAATAGATGATAAGTTTGGGCTTTTTAAAGCATGTCATAAAGTGATTGATTTAGGGGCACATCCTGGTGGCTGGTCACAAGTTATAGTACAAAGAGTTATTAAAAATAATCAAGGTTTAGTTTTTGCTGTTGATATTCAAAAAATTGAAGATATTCAGGACGTAAAATTTGTGCAGTGTGATATCATAAATGATGCACATATTTTACATAATAAGCTGGGCTCTTATAAATTTGATCTAATACTTTCTGATATGGCACCAGAATCCTGCGGTTGTAGCAGAACTGACCATATTAGAATTATTAATCTTTGCGAGGCAGCGTTTACAGTTGCTAAGCAGTTTCTAGATAAAGATGGCAAGTTTGTAGTAAAAATATTTCCAGGTGAATACGAGAAACCATTTCTAAGTGAGTTAAAGCAGGCTTTTAAAATAGTAAAATATTTCAAACCCAAATCTAGCAGGGCTGACTCTGCAGAAATATATTTACTTGGGTTAGGTTTTTGTTTATAA
- a CDS encoding folylpolyglutamate synthase/dihydrofolate synthase family protein — MVRMPHWPKPLGFRPQDFDLDRIFKLLDRLGNPEKKLPPVIHVAGTNGKGSTIAFIGHIMEAAGYKVHTYTSPHLINFNERITLTGKHIADRELYSILEECRIAAEGIAITFFEGTTAAAFLVFSRIKADILLVEVGMGGRLDATNVIDNPLLTIITSISLEHTEYLGSTVEIIAGEKAGIIKPNVTCVIAPQQDSVMRILEFYVSKNKSPLYRGEYEWICKQHDSHSILFQSSAQSLHLPLPSLQGAHQITNAGNAIAACSILSGKYNYNIDYEHIASGIKKTYWPARLEHIKSGQLIDMLPTDWKLFIDGAHNPAGAQILSEWIANNFKKGVYIILGVTKDKDIEEFLKHIKIHTRLLCTVCVKSEPRSQNAKFVEEKAVAAGINAIACDSLSNAISKILNEAACSEAETIIVCGSLFLAADFMLEN, encoded by the coding sequence ATGGTACGTATGCCTCATTGGCCTAAGCCTTTAGGTTTTAGGCCTCAAGACTTTGATCTTGATCGCATATTTAAGCTATTAGATAGACTTGGAAATCCAGAAAAGAAATTACCTCCGGTAATACATGTTGCAGGTACTAACGGTAAGGGGTCAACAATAGCCTTCATTGGCCATATAATGGAAGCTGCGGGTTATAAAGTTCATACTTATACGTCACCCCATTTAATCAATTTTAATGAGAGAATAACCCTAACAGGAAAACACATAGCAGATAGAGAGTTATATAGTATATTGGAAGAGTGCAGAATTGCTGCTGAAGGTATTGCCATTACCTTTTTTGAAGGCACAACAGCTGCTGCATTTTTAGTATTTTCACGCATAAAAGCTGATATATTACTAGTTGAGGTGGGAATGGGTGGCCGCCTTGATGCAACAAATGTGATAGATAACCCTTTACTTACAATTATTACCTCCATATCGCTTGAGCATACTGAATATCTTGGATCAACAGTAGAGATTATTGCTGGTGAGAAGGCTGGTATAATAAAGCCCAATGTTACCTGCGTTATAGCTCCACAACAAGATTCCGTGATGAGAATACTAGAGTTTTATGTGTCTAAAAATAAATCTCCTTTATATAGAGGAGAATATGAATGGATATGCAAACAACATGATAGTCATTCCATATTATTTCAATCATCGGCTCAATCTTTACACTTACCTTTGCCATCTTTACAAGGAGCACACCAAATAACTAATGCTGGTAATGCAATAGCGGCATGTAGTATACTGAGCGGAAAATATAACTATAATATAGATTATGAACACATTGCTTCTGGAATAAAAAAAACGTATTGGCCTGCAAGACTTGAACATATTAAAAGTGGACAATTAATAGATATGTTGCCTACTGATTGGAAATTATTTATAGATGGTGCTCATAACCCTGCAGGAGCTCAGATTTTATCTGAATGGATAGCAAATAATTTTAAAAAAGGTGTGTATATTATACTTGGTGTAACAAAAGATAAGGATATAGAAGAGTTCTTAAAGCATATTAAAATCCATACTAGGCTACTATGTACAGTTTGCGTTAAATCAGAACCACGCAGCCAAAATGCCAAGTTTGTTGAGGAGAAAGCAGTAGCTGCAGGAATAAACGCTATAGCTTGCGATTCATTAAGTAATGCGATATCTAAGATATTAAATGAAGCTGCTTGTAGTGAGGCTGAAACCATAATAGTTTGCGGATCATTATTTCTAGCAGCTGATTTTATGCTGGAAAATTAG
- a CDS encoding ABC transporter substrate-binding protein has translation MNIRFLTKSSFIILMFLLIISNNCFAKQASSINQIEKPDVAEDLRRSRDFIRSLNYQINNISGESKEHDYQELRKIIKENIDIRKMAKFVMGKHWQLASEEEKEVFIKEYSTYLEHLYVSNLYKFKGNKVTVIGNQHLENNSYLVSTRLSNNNDFTNMSYKLRKSNDSFCITDITVDGININIIQRLKFEQKIEDHGLKNIIATLKQSNLNSNF, from the coding sequence ATGAATATAAGATTTTTGACAAAATCTAGTTTTATAATTTTGATGTTTTTATTGATTATAAGTAATAATTGTTTTGCAAAACAAGCATCCTCAATTAATCAAATAGAAAAACCAGATGTAGCGGAAGATTTAAGAAGGTCTCGTGATTTTATACGCTCCCTTAACTATCAAATAAACAATATATCTGGTGAATCTAAGGAGCATGATTATCAAGAACTAAGAAAAATAATAAAGGAGAATATTGATATTCGAAAAATGGCAAAATTTGTTATGGGGAAACATTGGCAATTAGCGAGTGAAGAGGAAAAAGAAGTCTTTATTAAAGAATATAGTACTTACTTAGAACATTTATATGTTAGTAACTTATATAAATTTAAAGGCAATAAAGTAACTGTAATTGGTAATCAGCACTTAGAAAATAACAGTTATTTAGTCAGTACAAGACTCAGCAATAACAACGACTTTACCAATATGAGTTATAAACTTAGAAAATCTAATGATTCATTTTGCATAACTGATATTACAGTTGATGGTATTAATATTAATATAATACAACGCTTAAAATTTGAACAGAAAATAGAAGACCATGGACTTAAGAATATCATAGCTACTTTAAAACAATCTAATCTCAACAGTAATTTTTAA
- a CDS encoding ankyrin repeat domain-containing protein yields MLTHHEQLINAIKNGDIGKVESLLNEGTDPNTQIQHDASRFLAATHGKKIAELVLSYGIGNSRVTALHFAALYGNERAVELLLNHSANANIPDSFFNTTVLHLAVLYGDEEMVELLLKYKANVDAKDKLNTTALHFAATHENEEIVELLLKYKAGVDAKDKLNTTALHFAATHENEEIVKLLLEHGTDVNALANFKAAAFDRTNFYQTALHFATISGHKEIVKLLLEHGADVNVLDHYKRTALHFAAEHGYVEIVKLLLENYANVNILDKNNTTALHFTILYGGNKRTEIVKLLLKYGADINAQDLDKKTALYLAAEYGRRVTTKLLLNAGAKVNIKRRYDGQTAFHCAAQLGHEEIVKSLLVNNADVDIVDNTNTTALHYAAINRNEKIMELLLKHGANVNAKDDFRVTALNIVMRRPGDQKMVELLLEHGADVNIRDNLNTTAFHYAVYNQTETFFLFLFCGVDISRESQNIKNLINNNLRDYLVTFNKIAAMSCLGKLIEINKSRDKKENAEVVLGYIMDEIKQQALIKEFKDMSKGFSSDETLSLVRRGLLIFMKRLCQCCSLEHKKNAFRTGALAELLRLVLWEKGNFDLNKKIEIQDYGFTKGSNDALNLSVVCKSINTEARQFADIHFKKRKREVDELFDNLKGSLTEIEVEEPLRKYRHIV; encoded by the coding sequence ATGTTGACACATCATGAGCAGCTAATTAATGCAATTAAAAATGGAGATATAGGGAAAGTAGAATCTTTATTAAATGAGGGAACAGATCCAAATACTCAGATCCAGCATGATGCATCTAGGTTCCTTGCTGCTACACATGGAAAAAAAATAGCAGAGCTAGTTTTGAGCTATGGAATAGGTAATAGCAGAGTAACAGCCTTGCACTTTGCGGCTTTATATGGCAATGAAAGGGCAGTAGAACTGCTTTTAAACCATAGTGCAAATGCCAATATCCCAGATAGTTTCTTCAACACAACAGTTTTGCATCTTGCTGTTTTATATGGAGATGAAGAAATGGTAGAGTTGCTTTTAAAATATAAAGCAAATGTTGATGCTAAAGACAAGCTAAACACAACAGCTTTGCACTTTGCTGCTACACATGAAAATGAAGAAATAGTAGAGTTGCTTTTAAAATATAAGGCAGGTGTTGATGCTAAAGACAAGCTAAACACAACAGCTTTGCACTTTGCTGCTACACATGAAAATGAAGAAATAGTAAAGTTGCTTTTAGAGCATGGTACAGATGTTAATGCTCTAGCTAATTTTAAAGCGGCAGCTTTTGATAGAACTAATTTTTATCAAACAGCTTTGCACTTTGCTACTATAAGTGGACACAAAGAAATAGTAAAGCTGCTTTTAGAGCATGGTGCAGATGTTAATGTGCTGGATCATTATAAAAGAACAGCTTTGCACTTTGCTGCTGAGCATGGGTATGTAGAGATAGTAAAATTACTACTAGAGAATTATGCAAATGTCAATATTTTAGATAAAAACAATACAACAGCTTTGCACTTTACCATTCTGTATGGGGGTAATAAACGTACAGAAATAGTGAAGTTACTTTTAAAATACGGTGCAGATATTAATGCTCAAGATCTTGACAAGAAAACAGCTCTATATCTTGCTGCTGAGTATGGACGTAGAGTAACAACAAAGTTACTTTTAAATGCTGGTGCAAAGGTGAATATTAAGAGGCGTTATGATGGACAAACAGCTTTCCACTGTGCTGCTCAACTCGGACATGAAGAAATAGTAAAATCACTTTTAGTAAATAATGCAGATGTTGATATTGTAGATAATACCAATACGACAGCTTTGCACTATGCTGCTATAAATAGAAATGAGAAAATAATGGAATTGCTTTTAAAACATGGAGCAAATGTTAATGCTAAAGATGATTTTAGAGTAACGGCTTTGAATATTGTAATGAGACGTCCAGGTGATCAAAAAATGGTAGAGTTGCTTTTAGAGCATGGTGCAGATGTTAATATTAGAGATAACCTTAATACAACGGCTTTCCACTACGCTGTGTACAATCAGACAGAAACTTTCTTTCTATTTCTATTCTGTGGTGTTGATATAAGTAGAGAAAGTCAAAACATAAAAAATCTGATAAATAATAATCTTAGAGATTATCTAGTAACATTCAACAAAATTGCAGCAATGTCATGCTTAGGTAAGTTAATAGAGATAAATAAGAGCAGAGATAAAAAAGAAAATGCAGAAGTTGTTTTGGGGTACATTATGGATGAAATCAAGCAGCAAGCACTAATTAAAGAATTCAAAGACATGAGTAAAGGCTTTAGTTCTGATGAGACATTATCTTTAGTACGTAGAGGGCTATTAATTTTTATGAAGCGTTTGTGCCAGTGCTGTTCACTAGAACATAAAAAAAACGCATTTAGAACCGGTGCTTTGGCTGAATTATTAAGACTGGTATTGTGGGAAAAAGGAAACTTCGATCTTAATAAAAAAATAGAAATACAAGACTATGGCTTTACTAAGGGTAGTAATGATGCATTGAACCTCAGTGTAGTATGTAAATCTATTAATACAGAGGCTAGACAATTTGCAGATATTCATTTTAAAAAACGTAAAAGAGAAGTCGATGAATTATTTGATAATCTAAAAGGATCATTAACTGAAATTGAAGTAGAAGAACCTCTAAGAAAATACCGACATATAGTATGA
- a CDS encoding group II intron maturase-specific domain-containing protein, producing the protein MRGAPQREVIRDLNPIIRGWSRYYTSAVSRKIFSSMDNAMFEKLWKWAIHKHPNKGKY; encoded by the coding sequence ATGCGTGGAGCACCGCAAAGAGAAGTAATAAGAGACCTTAACCCAATTATTAGAGGGTGGAGTCGGTATTACACTTCGGCAGTATCACGCAAAATCTTTAGTTCAATGGATAATGCCATGTTTGAGAAACTTTGGAAGTGGGCAATACATAAACATCCAAATAAAGGAAAATACTAG
- a CDS encoding reverse transcriptase domain-containing protein, which translates to MQGGTISPLLACIALHGLENYLKETMVDEIRSYRKEKLGRTGREEAGRSLSIITYGDDFVVFHESKQIVLKAEILIREWLKTIRLELKSSKTRISHSLNPLRNEKSGFDFLGFTIRQYTVKRDKRAYKLLIKPSHQTTQSGY; encoded by the coding sequence ATCCAAGGAGGAACAATCTCTCCTTTACTCGCTTGTATTGCTCTACATGGTTTAGAAAACTATTTAAAAGAAACAATGGTAGATGAGATAAGGAGCTATAGAAAAGAAAAACTTGGCAGAACAGGTAGAGAAGAGGCAGGAAGGTCACTCAGCATAATTACTTATGGCGATGATTTTGTAGTATTCCATGAAAGTAAGCAAATTGTGCTTAAGGCAGAAATTCTAATTAGGGAATGGTTAAAAACTATTAGATTAGAATTAAAGTCATCAAAGACACGAATTTCCCATTCATTGAATCCTCTTAGGAACGAAAAATCAGGTTTTGATTTTCTTGGATTTACAATACGACAATATACAGTAAAACGGGATAAAAGAGCATACAAGTTACTAATTAAACCAAGTCATCAAACAACACAATCTGGTTATTAA
- a CDS encoding reverse transcriptase domain-containing protein, with translation MSHGFRPGRSCHDAIETIFKALSRKTTFILDADISGCSDNINHNKLLEKLNTTSTLTKVIRGWLKAGIMENGIFKPTAVVQSKEEQSLLYSLVLLYMV, from the coding sequence TTGAGCCATGGTTTTAGGCCTGGTAGATCTTGTCACGATGCCATTGAAACTATATTTAAAGCATTGAGTCGAAAGACAACATTTATTTTAGATGCTGATATATCTGGATGCTCTGACAATATTAACCATAATAAACTGCTTGAAAAGCTCAATACCACATCAACATTAACAAAAGTAATAAGAGGATGGTTAAAAGCAGGTATCATGGAGAATGGAATATTTAAACCAACTGCAGTGGTACAATCCAAGGAGGAACAATCTCTCCTTTACTCGCTTGTATTGCTCTACATGGTTTAG
- a CDS encoding reverse transcriptase N-terminal domain-containing protein — MSGMNGILRKMEKSSFKLQKRIYRASKCNDIKKMHKLQRLLLKSTSVSC, encoded by the coding sequence ATGTCAGGTATGAATGGAATTTTGCGTAAGATGGAGAAATCTTCATTCAAGTTGCAAAAACGAATTTACCGAGCTTCTAAATGTAATGATATCAAGAAGATGCATAAACTTCAGAGATTATTACTAAAATCAACAAGTGTAAGCTGTTAG